From Desmodus rotundus isolate HL8 chromosome 12, HLdesRot8A.1, whole genome shotgun sequence, one genomic window encodes:
- the KLHDC9 gene encoding kelch domain-containing protein 9, with product MATAYPGRAGGSRWTWRPVARDALLARAFHSCTELRGRLYMVGGLLSGGATEPSGDTVVLDVVGGLAVREGVRGGPRRSHHDAAALCGRWLCAVGGWDGVRRLASVAALDTERGEWEAWTAEPSSRPPAGLSGHTCTRLSDRELRVAGREGGTRTQRRYGSIYSLRLDPSARTYCYTEESCRSASRSGHCAALLPTPGPRPGHQLLLFGGCSSADPEVAGQWGRGKIKEEPSEAPRLMAQLGKLVSSGQGSPQGPRGLRYHSCSVVGPFAVLFGGETLTRARDTVCNDLYVYDARTSPALWFRFPCADRALKRVGHRTCLCNDQLYLVGGFGEDGRTASPQVCTLDLYL from the exons ATGGCGACGGCGTACCCGGGCAGGGCGGGGGGCTCGCGCTGGACTTGGCGCCCGGTGGCCCGGGACGCGCTGCTGGCGCGGGCCTTCCACTCGTGCACTGAGCTGCGGGGCCGGCTCTATATGGTGGGGGGCCTCCTGAGCGGCGGGGCTACTGAGCCGAGCGGCGACACCGTGGTCTTGGACGTGGTGGGGGGCCTGGCCGTGAGGGAGGGGGTGCGGGGCGGCCCGAGGCGCAGCCACCACGACGCAGCGGCGCTGTGCGGGCGCTGGCTGTGCGCTGTGGGCGGCTGGGATGGGGTGCGCCGCCTGGCCTCGGTGGCTGCGCTGGACACGGAGCGTGGGGAATGGGAAGCGTGGACCGCGGAGCCCAGCAGCCGCCCCCCCGCCGGCCTCAGCGGCCACACCTGCACCCGCCTCTCGGACCGCGAGCTGAGGGTGGCTGGCCGGGAGGGCGGGACGCGCACTCAGCGCCGCTACGGCAGCATCTACTCGCTGAGGCTCGACCCCAGTGCCCGCACCTATTG CTACACGGAGGAAAGCTGCCGCTCGGCCTCCCGATCTGGGCACTGCGCCGCCCTCCTCCCGACCCCGGGGCCCCGCCCAGGCCACCAGCTCCTGCTCTTTGGGGGATGCAGCTCAGCTGACCCAGAAGTAGCTGGGCAGTGGGGTCGCGGGAAGATTAAG GAGGAGCCGTCCGAGGCCCCTCGTTTGATGGCACAGCTGGGAAAGCTTGTGAGCAGCGGGCAGGGGTCCCCGCAGGGGCCCCGGGGACTTCGTTATCACTCCTGTTCCGTGGTCGGGCCCTTTGCTGTGCTATTCGGTGGAGAAACTCTGACCAGAGCCAGAGACACCGTCTGCAATGACCTCTATGTCTACGATGCCC GCACTTCCCCTGCTCTGTGGTTCCGCTTCCCCTGTGCCGACCGGGCGCTGAAGCGCGTGGGCCACCGGACCTGCCTTTGTAACGACCAGCTGTACCTGGTGGGCGGTTTCGGTGAGGATGGCAGGACAGCCAGCCCGCAGGTCTGCACCCTGGACCTCTACCTCTAA